The Fulvivirga ligni genome window below encodes:
- a CDS encoding ABC transporter permease, whose translation MNLLENIKEGLRSVNANLLRTILTALIVAIGITSLVGILTAVDGIQASVKDSLSELGVNTFDVYSKRNRGGRRSGITEKTAPALKLKEVVRFIDNYKYPASVSVSTSVTGNAELKYGSEKTNPNVWVLGANDEYIALEGLNLTSGRNFSSIEIQYGTNVAIVGPDVVKSLYKENKDPLGTEISLLGGKYKVIGVLEEKGQIGGGNGPDNSVILPLINASRMGTDRELRYNITVGITNPNEMEFAMGEATGLMRKIRQDKLGDPNSFEIDKSESLADTMGSITSVLRIAGFVIGFITLLGACIALMNIMMVSVTERTREVGVRKALGATPLRIRQQFIIEAIVVCLLGGVGGVLLGVGIGNLFASILGIDGFVMPWLWIGIGLAVCIVVGLISGYYPANKASRLDPIESLRFE comes from the coding sequence ATGAACCTACTGGAAAACATCAAGGAGGGATTAAGATCAGTTAATGCCAATTTGCTCAGAACTATTCTTACAGCACTTATTGTAGCCATCGGTATCACCAGTTTGGTAGGTATACTCACTGCCGTGGATGGTATTCAGGCTTCTGTGAAAGATAGCTTGTCAGAACTTGGCGTAAATACTTTTGATGTGTATTCAAAGCGAAACAGAGGAGGTAGAAGAAGTGGAATAACTGAGAAAACCGCTCCGGCATTGAAATTAAAGGAGGTGGTGAGGTTTATAGACAATTATAAATATCCTGCTAGCGTAAGTGTATCTACATCAGTTACAGGTAATGCTGAGTTAAAATATGGTTCCGAAAAAACGAATCCTAATGTTTGGGTGCTAGGCGCCAATGATGAATACATTGCACTGGAAGGGCTCAACTTAACCAGCGGAAGGAACTTCTCCTCCATTGAAATTCAATATGGAACAAATGTGGCTATAGTTGGTCCTGACGTAGTAAAGTCCTTGTATAAAGAAAATAAGGATCCCCTCGGTACAGAGATTTCACTTCTGGGAGGAAAATATAAGGTTATAGGTGTATTAGAAGAAAAAGGACAGATAGGAGGCGGAAATGGCCCTGATAACTCGGTCATATTGCCTTTAATCAATGCCAGTAGAATGGGTACAGATAGGGAGCTTCGTTATAATATTACGGTAGGTATTACTAACCCGAATGAGATGGAATTCGCAATGGGTGAAGCTACAGGGCTGATGAGAAAAATAAGACAGGATAAACTGGGAGATCCTAACTCATTTGAAATAGACAAAAGTGAATCACTGGCAGATACAATGGGTAGTATTACAAGCGTACTTAGAATTGCTGGGTTTGTAATCGGCTTCATCACATTGCTCGGAGCCTGTATTGCTCTAATGAATATTATGATGGTATCTGTAACTGAAAGAACCAGGGAAGTAGGTGTAAGAAAGGCACTTGGGGCTACACCTTTACGTATAAGACAGCAATTCATCATTGAAGCAATTGTGGTTTGCCTTTTAGGTGGTGTAGGAGGCGTTTTGCTAGGTGTAGGTATAGGTAATTTATTCGCATCAATTCTGGGAATTGACGGCTTTGTAATGCCTTGGTTATGGATTGGAATAGGACTGGCTGTGTGTATCGTAGTTGGGCTTATTTCAGGATACTATCCTGCTAATAAAGCATCTAGATTAGATCCTATAGAATCATTAAGGTTTGAGTAA
- a CDS encoding DUF4062 domain-containing protein, translated as MPDKIDILLLHTEADNQRLQSGNGWVVDFKSIFEKLLGELLGQKPHILLKSEHDTITAANLEDVHIIIPILSPDFIKSELCVETVKEFISINKENQECRIFKIIKSPLPSMSDLEMLHLFPSFPLYRHDTDLDEFVDYKNFYDPELKNEIWMKFTDLAFEVFENLKCVKGLESSKVKSIISGRSIYLAETAEDLQIQRNILKRELQRHGYTIYPSQALPEESGALKRKVKEEMDKCNVSIHLIGNSYGKAPIGSDKSVVDIQNQIAAEKSSELKDKNLFSRIIWISPWQTTAEDDHRTFIENIKRDLTLSEAEILEIPLEDFKGIIREEFIKVSIDKKVDIVTEKPQALNGNEIIYLIYDQIDAKEVTDIKSALTSEGFEVIIPSFEGDILNQRNRHINNLRTFDSAIIYQGKTNDQWVRMKALDLLKAPGYGRNKGIKNKLVLGQPTLKTDQFYSTNEIDVIKAENQTTGDALKSYFKEKADLLKP; from the coding sequence ATGCCGGATAAGATAGACATCCTCTTATTACACACAGAGGCTGATAATCAAAGATTACAAAGTGGTAATGGTTGGGTAGTTGATTTTAAATCTATCTTTGAAAAATTGCTAGGTGAGCTATTAGGGCAAAAACCTCATATATTATTAAAATCTGAACATGACACCATTACAGCGGCCAACCTCGAAGATGTTCATATTATTATCCCCATTCTTTCTCCTGACTTCATAAAAAGCGAATTGTGTGTAGAAACCGTAAAAGAGTTTATTAGCATCAATAAGGAAAATCAGGAATGCAGAATATTTAAAATCATTAAAAGTCCGCTACCGTCCATGTCTGATCTGGAAATGCTACACTTATTTCCATCATTTCCCTTGTACAGGCATGATACTGACCTGGATGAGTTTGTAGATTATAAAAACTTCTACGACCCAGAGTTGAAAAATGAAATATGGATGAAGTTCACCGATCTTGCTTTTGAAGTGTTTGAGAACCTCAAATGCGTAAAAGGCTTAGAATCATCAAAAGTAAAATCAATCATATCTGGCAGATCTATCTACCTGGCAGAGACCGCAGAAGACCTACAAATTCAAAGAAATATACTTAAGAGAGAGCTTCAAAGGCATGGTTACACCATTTATCCTTCTCAAGCTTTACCAGAGGAGTCTGGCGCTCTAAAGAGAAAGGTAAAAGAAGAAATGGACAAGTGTAATGTATCCATTCACTTGATAGGAAACTCTTACGGAAAGGCTCCAATAGGCTCTGACAAATCCGTGGTAGACATTCAAAATCAGATCGCTGCGGAGAAAAGCTCGGAACTAAAGGACAAGAATCTGTTTTCTCGTATTATATGGATATCTCCTTGGCAAACTACCGCCGAAGATGATCACCGTACATTCATTGAAAACATAAAAAGAGATCTGACCTTATCAGAAGCTGAGATTCTGGAAATACCTCTGGAAGATTTTAAAGGCATCATAAGAGAGGAGTTTATTAAGGTAAGTATCGATAAGAAAGTTGATATAGTTACTGAAAAGCCCCAAGCTTTAAATGGCAATGAAATTATCTATCTCATTTATGATCAGATAGATGCTAAAGAAGTTACTGATATCAAGAGCGCTTTAACCAGCGAAGGTTTTGAAGTGATTATCCCCAGCTTTGAAGGCGATATCCTCAACCAAAGAAACAGGCACATCAATAATCTTAGAACCTTTGACTCTGCCATTATTTATCAGGGCAAGACTAATGATCAGTGGGTAAGAATGAAGGCCCTTGACCTTTTAAAAGCTCCTGGCTATGGGAGAAACAAAGGCATCAAGAATAAGCTTGTGCTTGGTCAGCCAACTTTAAAAACTGACCAATTTTACTCCACTAATGAAATTGATGTGATCAAAGCTGAAAATCAGACTACCGGCGATGCTTTAAAAAGCTACTTCAAAGAAAAGGCCGATTTACTCAAACCTTAA